A single region of the Deltaproteobacteria bacterium genome encodes:
- a CDS encoding DUF3299 domain-containing protein encodes MQGDSAVTQEPPKKRTWRAAFGFGAYLAFVFGGALWIAGSPETAEADLNRAERAKYSVVSWAQLTRSSVPATLWEEPRAPVVLPADVKALDGKSVALRGFVIPTWVEAGGVREFVLAAKNEIGCCFGDGLTINQLVVVSVPETKKLRLEPYRLMTVLGTLAVGEERSGEMLLSLYRMTADDVRDE; translated from the coding sequence CAGGGCGATTCGGCAGTGACGCAAGAACCTCCGAAGAAGAGGACGTGGCGAGCCGCGTTCGGCTTTGGTGCCTACCTCGCGTTCGTGTTCGGCGGGGCCCTGTGGATCGCCGGCTCACCGGAGACGGCGGAGGCCGACCTCAACCGCGCGGAGCGGGCGAAGTACAGCGTCGTGTCGTGGGCGCAGCTGACCCGCTCCTCGGTTCCGGCCACTCTCTGGGAAGAGCCTCGAGCGCCCGTCGTCCTCCCGGCGGATGTAAAGGCGCTCGACGGCAAGTCGGTGGCGCTGCGCGGCTTCGTTATTCCGACGTGGGTGGAGGCGGGCGGCGTCCGAGAGTTCGTGCTCGCCGCGAAGAACGAGATCGGCTGCTGCTTCGGCGACGGGCTCACCATCAACCAACTCGTCGTCGTCAGCGTCCCAGAGACGAAGAAGCTGAGGCTCGAGCCCTACCGGCTGATGACGGTGCTCGGAACGCTCGCCGTCGGTGAGGAGCGGAGCGGAGAGATGTTGCTGAGCCTCTATCGGATGACGGCGGACGACGTCCGCGATGAGTGA
- a CDS encoding ATP-binding cassette domain-containing protein — protein sequence MSEAPALELLGLRKSYPDAEGRELRIVSVERFVLARGEQAALFGESGSGKTTLLHLVSGILAPDAGVVRVAGEELTALSEAARDRLRARAIGIVFQTFHLLGGYDVLENVLLAQNFGRGEDEAYARELLRRVGLERHLRARPARLSVGQRQRVAVARALANRPALVIADEPTGSLDGANAAAALTLIREACAEVGAALLLVSHDAVVLSAFPRRHALADLASAA from the coding sequence ATGAGTGAGGCGCCCGCGCTCGAGCTTCTCGGGCTCCGCAAGTCGTACCCGGACGCCGAGGGGCGCGAGCTCCGGATCGTCTCCGTCGAGCGCTTCGTGCTGGCCCGCGGCGAGCAAGCGGCCCTCTTCGGCGAGAGCGGATCCGGAAAGACCACACTGCTGCACCTCGTGAGCGGCATTCTCGCGCCCGATGCGGGCGTCGTGCGGGTCGCCGGCGAAGAGCTCACGGCGCTCTCCGAGGCCGCGCGGGATCGCCTGCGCGCCCGTGCGATCGGCATCGTGTTCCAGACCTTCCACTTGTTAGGAGGGTACGACGTCCTCGAGAACGTCCTGCTCGCGCAGAACTTCGGACGCGGCGAAGACGAGGCCTACGCGCGCGAGCTGCTGCGTCGCGTGGGGCTCGAACGCCACCTGCGCGCCAGGCCGGCGCGGCTCTCGGTCGGGCAGCGACAGCGCGTCGCCGTCGCCCGCGCGCTCGCGAACCGCCCTGCGCTCGTGATCGCCGACGAGCCCACCGGGAGCCTCGATGGCGCAAACGCCGCTGCCGCGCTGACGCTGATCCGGGAGGCGTGTGCAGAGGTTGGCGCGGCGCTGCTCTTGGTGAGCCACGATGCGGTGGTGCTGAGCGCGTTCCCGCGGCGCCACGCGCTCGCGGATCTCGCGAGCGCCGCGTGA
- a CDS encoding ABC transporter permease, translating to MGLRVRRSLARHALSSGVAVVSIALACGLAVAVFSLRTQAERAFTESRMGFDAVLGARGSPLQLVLNSVFHLETSPGNLPWSMFEAIATNTLVKRAVPYVVGDSYRGHRIVGTFAGAFDHASAPRLRAGGRLFAAGAREAVVGAAVAEEAELERGARFKPYHGLVNDAAAQHDEEFTVVGVLEATGGPADRAIWVPLEALYAMSGHVLRGAGEERRGVEAAGDRANWEVSAVMLELRSPQAGFALDQLVNKQGKVATLAWPIATVMADLFRKLGWATRVLGFVAYLVVVVAAGTILAAVSSAMNERRREMAILRALGARRAGLSLGVVLESATLGAAGSILGLLVFAGLAGIAREIVRRQTGVALDPWVWHPVFAYAPLGATALASVAGAIPAVLLYRTDVATQLASTE from the coding sequence ATCGGCCTGCGCGTGCGCCGAAGCCTCGCACGCCACGCACTTTCGAGCGGCGTTGCGGTCGTCTCGATCGCGCTCGCGTGCGGACTCGCGGTGGCGGTGTTCTCCCTGCGCACGCAGGCTGAGCGCGCGTTCACCGAGAGCCGCATGGGCTTCGACGCGGTGCTCGGCGCGCGCGGAAGTCCGCTCCAGCTGGTGCTCAACTCCGTTTTCCATCTGGAGACGTCGCCCGGCAATCTGCCGTGGTCCATGTTCGAGGCGATCGCGACGAACACGCTCGTGAAGCGGGCCGTGCCTTACGTCGTCGGTGACAGCTATCGCGGGCACCGCATCGTCGGCACCTTTGCGGGCGCGTTCGATCACGCGAGCGCTCCGCGCCTTCGAGCCGGAGGGCGGCTGTTCGCGGCCGGCGCGCGCGAGGCCGTCGTCGGTGCGGCCGTCGCGGAGGAGGCCGAGCTCGAACGGGGCGCCCGCTTCAAGCCCTATCACGGGCTCGTGAACGACGCCGCGGCGCAACACGATGAGGAGTTCACCGTCGTCGGCGTGCTGGAGGCGACCGGCGGCCCCGCCGATCGCGCGATCTGGGTCCCGCTCGAGGCGCTCTATGCGATGTCCGGGCACGTGCTGCGGGGGGCGGGCGAGGAGCGCCGCGGCGTCGAGGCTGCCGGCGATCGGGCGAACTGGGAGGTGAGCGCGGTGATGCTCGAGCTGCGCTCGCCGCAGGCTGGCTTCGCGCTCGATCAGCTCGTGAACAAGCAGGGCAAGGTCGCGACGCTGGCATGGCCGATCGCGACCGTGATGGCGGATCTGTTCCGCAAGCTCGGCTGGGCGACGCGCGTCCTCGGCTTCGTGGCCTACCTGGTCGTGGTCGTCGCGGCAGGCACGATCCTCGCCGCCGTCAGTAGCGCGATGAACGAGCGACGGCGCGAGATGGCGATCCTCCGTGCGCTCGGCGCGCGCCGCGCGGGGCTCTCGCTCGGAGTGGTGCTCGAGTCCGCGACCCTCGGCGCCGCGGGCTCGATCCTCGGACTGCTCGTGTTCGCAGGGCTCGCCGGCATCGCTCGCGAGATCGTGCGCAGGCAGACCGGCGTCGCTCTAGATCCATGGGTGTGGCATCCCGTGTTCGCGTACGCGCCGCTCGGCGCG